The following proteins are co-located in the Triticum aestivum cultivar Chinese Spring chromosome 1A, IWGSC CS RefSeq v2.1, whole genome shotgun sequence genome:
- the LOC123136291 gene encoding uncharacterized protein, whose amino-acid sequence MDIFNLQYKPREPLVSFQQAAFSKMVRPGDGKITIGGPSSNTCKLEDHFGEGIMLPCGASVAGGGNVVQGSDVQHLDVPNNLVPLMVKQITLLTPSAQYGGALSLHGMPIITGRLVGMMRNRQDLDSEIVFDFDDGTGRIKARIWSV is encoded by the exons ATGGACATCTTCAATCTACAATATAAACCGCGGGAGCCATTGGTCTCATTTCAACAAGCTGCTTTCTCTAAGATGGTAAGGCCTGGTGATGGAAAAATAACCATTGGAGGTCCATCTAGCAACACATGTAAGCTTGAAGATCATTTTGGAGAGGGCATCATGCTCCCCTGCGGTGCTAGTGTTGCTGGAGGAGGCAATGTTGTCCAGGGCAGCGACGTTCAG CATCTTGATGTCCCCAACAATCTTGTTCCTTTGATGGTGAAACAAATAACATTGCTAACTCCTTCAGCACAATATGGAGGTGCCCTGAGCCTCCATGGTATGCCTATCATCACT GGTCGTCTCGTCGGTATGATGCGGAATCGTCAGGACTTGGACAGCGAAATTGTGTTTGACTTCGATGACGGTACTGGCAGGATTAAGGCCAGGATATG GTCAGTGTAG